One stretch of Streptomyces zhihengii DNA includes these proteins:
- a CDS encoding GNAT family protein — MGAPHPLLTFFMAAADGCFPPVDGRVTVLPPLPRGLECSVAFTGHAVIATAMTSQAVHTRGPDGFGESLSPDFLRHLAGPKGWIGVTDATLTARGTGGPPRLAELTDADDHSRVRYAREMRTNVKVYGDERGLVTLADGLAGRRELSIELHRVQDGSKGHGRSLLTDALSLVPEADPVFAAVSPGNARSLRAFLACGFTPVGSEVLLRPERG, encoded by the coding sequence GTGGGCGCACCGCACCCGCTCCTCACATTCTTCATGGCTGCCGCCGACGGCTGCTTCCCTCCGGTCGACGGCCGTGTAACGGTGCTGCCGCCCCTGCCCAGGGGACTTGAGTGCTCGGTCGCCTTCACCGGCCACGCCGTCATCGCCACCGCCATGACCAGTCAGGCCGTACATACCCGGGGACCAGATGGCTTCGGCGAGTCGCTCTCGCCGGATTTCCTGCGTCACTTGGCCGGCCCGAAGGGCTGGATCGGTGTCACCGACGCGACACTCACGGCTCGGGGCACGGGTGGCCCACCGCGTCTGGCAGAGCTGACCGATGCAGATGATCATTCACGCGTCCGCTATGCCCGGGAGATGCGGACGAACGTCAAAGTCTACGGTGACGAACGCGGCCTCGTCACGCTGGCCGACGGCCTCGCCGGGCGGCGCGAGCTGAGCATCGAACTCCACCGTGTTCAGGACGGCAGCAAAGGACATGGGCGGTCGCTCCTCACCGACGCCCTTTCCCTGGTTCCGGAAGCCGACCCGGTCTTCGCTGCCGTGTCCCCCGGCAACGCCCGTTCTCTACGCGCCTTTCTCGCCTGCGGCTTCACACCTGTAGGCAGCGAGGTTCTGCTGCGCCCCGAACGGGGATAG
- a CDS encoding serine hydrolase domain-containing protein has product MSGASVGFGAGVRSVVEHAVAEGFSGTVSVVAEGRPVLQGAYGKASRRWDIDNTMDTRFRIASISKAFTAVTVLRLAQDGAVDLDEPLLPHVRHAHPSLDSGITLRHALTMTSGIADWFEEDSETWAADWAALCAAHPLYLLRDNADYLPLFIGKPGHFAPGERYRYNGAGYILLGLMIEKLTGLDFIEAIHRYVFAPAAMSDAGFMALDSAGPGLAEGYLARADSPAALRTNLYGTTPRGAADGGATCTADDLVAFARALRSGTLLNETATRLALTPQVPEREEKVRGYRWMYGFGLTFLLDDNDRVVRWGHTGEEDGASARLYHYPEGDVDIAVLSNVSWSAGDLGWAIHDAVVADR; this is encoded by the coding sequence ATGTCCGGAGCAAGTGTGGGATTCGGCGCGGGGGTGCGGTCGGTCGTCGAACACGCGGTGGCGGAGGGGTTCTCCGGGACAGTGAGCGTGGTGGCCGAAGGGAGGCCGGTGCTGCAGGGCGCCTACGGCAAGGCCAGCCGTCGATGGGACATCGACAACACCATGGACACACGGTTCCGGATAGCCTCCATATCCAAGGCGTTCACGGCCGTCACCGTCCTGCGCCTGGCCCAGGACGGTGCGGTGGACCTCGACGAACCACTCCTGCCGCACGTGCGCCACGCGCACCCCTCACTCGACTCAGGCATCACCCTGCGCCATGCGCTCACCATGACGTCGGGTATCGCGGACTGGTTCGAGGAGGACAGCGAGACCTGGGCGGCCGACTGGGCCGCACTCTGCGCCGCGCACCCGCTCTACCTGCTGCGCGATAACGCGGACTACCTGCCGCTGTTTATCGGCAAGCCGGGCCACTTTGCGCCGGGGGAGCGCTACCGGTACAACGGTGCCGGATACATCCTCCTCGGCCTCATGATCGAGAAACTTACGGGCCTGGACTTCATCGAAGCGATCCACCGCTACGTCTTCGCACCCGCCGCCATGTCCGACGCCGGGTTCATGGCGCTCGACTCCGCGGGGCCCGGCCTCGCCGAGGGCTACCTCGCTCGCGCCGACAGCCCCGCAGCCCTGCGCACGAACCTCTACGGGACCACGCCCCGTGGCGCGGCAGACGGAGGAGCCACCTGCACCGCGGACGATCTCGTGGCCTTCGCCCGCGCCCTGCGGTCAGGCACGCTCCTTAACGAGACGGCGACGCGGCTCGCCCTCACCCCGCAGGTCCCAGAACGGGAAGAGAAGGTACGCGGCTACCGCTGGATGTACGGCTTCGGGCTCACCTTCCTCCTCGACGACAACGACCGCGTCGTGCGGTGGGGACACACAGGTGAGGAGGACGGCGCAAGCGCCCGGCTGTACCACTACCCCGAGGGCGACGTGGATATCGCCGTGCTGAGCAACGTCAGCTGGTCAGCCGGGGACCTCGGATGGGCCATCCACGACGCGGTGGTGGCCGACCGTTAG
- a CDS encoding B3/B4 domain-containing protein, with the protein MTLFRLTPAVADTFPDTLIAVVTATGLRGREPWPATTAALEELEARLADGSWSPADENDPRIEAWHAVYRAFGTNPRRIRPSVDALGRRLAKKGPLPRINPAVDSYNAVSVRHGLPAGAFDLGQVTGDVEIRYADGSETFTPLGEPGTVETPKPGEVIYTDTTDVLTRHWNHRDAHRTRVTEDSTRVAFVLETVAATRDEQLLKTAAGDLQELLQPHCDTSTVHYLNPAHPDATV; encoded by the coding sequence ATGACCCTCTTCCGCCTCACCCCGGCTGTCGCTGACACCTTCCCCGACACCCTTATCGCCGTCGTCACCGCCACCGGTCTGCGCGGCCGCGAACCGTGGCCAGCCACCACCGCCGCCCTGGAAGAACTGGAGGCCCGGCTCGCCGACGGCTCCTGGTCCCCGGCCGACGAGAACGACCCGCGCATCGAGGCATGGCATGCCGTCTACCGCGCCTTCGGCACCAACCCCCGTCGCATCCGGCCCAGCGTCGACGCCCTGGGCCGCCGCCTGGCGAAGAAGGGCCCCCTGCCCCGGATCAACCCGGCCGTCGACTCCTACAACGCCGTCTCCGTCCGCCACGGCCTGCCCGCCGGCGCCTTCGACCTCGGCCAGGTCACCGGCGACGTCGAGATCCGCTACGCCGACGGCAGCGAGACCTTCACCCCGCTCGGCGAGCCCGGCACCGTCGAGACGCCCAAGCCCGGCGAGGTCATCTACACCGACACCACCGACGTCCTCACCCGGCACTGGAACCACCGCGACGCCCACCGCACCCGCGTCACCGAGGACTCCACCCGCGTCGCCTTCGTCCTGGAGACCGTCGCCGCCACCCGCGACGAGCAGCTGCTCAAGACCGCGGCTGGCGACCTGCAGGAACTCCTGCAGCCGCACTGCGACACCAGCACCGTGCACTACCTCAACCCGGCCCACCCCGACGCCACCGTCTGA
- a CDS encoding helix-turn-helix domain-containing protein, producing the protein MPETEAALRTLAHNVRAARTRAGLSLDELGRRAKVSKGALVGLEKAQGNPNFATLVRLADTLGVSVSALMEGSLEQRVRMVSADAVTPLWKGEHGSEARLMLTTGGPAATEVWRWTLEPGEEYPSHPHQTGVTETVSVTAGDMVLVVDGTEYAVTAGQTATFDADTTHTYRGTGTQTCHLIMTVHLPPGPA; encoded by the coding sequence ATGCCCGAGACCGAGGCCGCACTGCGGACGCTCGCGCACAACGTCCGCGCGGCCCGCACCCGCGCAGGACTGTCCCTGGACGAACTCGGCCGCCGCGCCAAGGTCAGCAAGGGCGCCCTCGTCGGACTGGAGAAAGCCCAGGGCAACCCCAACTTCGCCACCCTGGTTCGCCTCGCCGACACCCTCGGCGTCTCCGTCTCCGCGCTGATGGAAGGCAGCCTCGAACAACGCGTGCGGATGGTCAGCGCCGACGCCGTCACGCCCCTGTGGAAGGGTGAGCACGGCAGCGAAGCCCGGCTCATGCTCACCACCGGCGGCCCGGCCGCCACCGAGGTCTGGCGCTGGACCCTCGAACCCGGCGAGGAATACCCCAGCCACCCCCACCAGACCGGCGTGACCGAGACCGTCAGCGTCACCGCCGGCGACATGGTCCTCGTCGTCGACGGCACCGAATACGCCGTCACCGCCGGACAGACCGCCACCTTCGACGCCGACACCACCCACACCTACCGCGGCACGGGCACCCAGACCTGCCACCTGATCATGACCGTCCACCTGCCCCCAGGCCCGGCGTAG
- a CDS encoding aminotransferase class I/II-fold pyridoxal phosphate-dependent enzyme codes for MDHSKAPVLDALKAYQAQEQLPFTPPGHKQGRGADPRVRAVLGDSLFGADMLAVSGLDDRTQSKKVLERAEDLMADAVHAEHTFFSTCGSSLSVKAAMLSVAGPHQKLLVGRDAHKSVISGLILAGIRPVWVDPQWDPDLHVAHPPAPEAFRAAFEQHPDARGALVTSPTPYGTCADIGAIATLCHEHGVPLIVDEAWGAHLPFHPELPAWAMDAGADVCVTSVHKMGSGLEQGSVFHLQGDLVTAQTLASRADLLDTTSPSVLIYAALDGWRRQMVEHGRELLDDALSRSRRVREAIEDIEGLHVNDRDDFCAAGRAFDLDPLQVFIDLSGVKFSGYDAADWMRRNHRINLHTSDHRRINAQLTHADDDTTTERLLDGLRDLVAHADELPPAPDIRIPDPGDLRLTQATLPRDAFFGEVEQIPADQAVGRVCAEMLTPYPPGIPAALPGEVLDQAAVDYLQTGVSGGMLIPDAADSTIGTIRVSVHDADAD; via the coding sequence ATGGACCATTCGAAAGCCCCCGTTCTCGACGCTCTGAAGGCGTACCAGGCGCAGGAACAACTGCCGTTCACCCCGCCCGGACACAAGCAGGGCCGGGGGGCCGACCCGAGGGTGCGGGCCGTACTGGGAGATAGCCTGTTCGGCGCGGACATGCTCGCGGTGTCCGGCCTGGACGACCGGACACAGTCGAAGAAGGTCCTGGAGCGGGCGGAAGACCTCATGGCCGACGCCGTCCACGCCGAGCACACATTCTTTTCCACCTGCGGCAGCTCGCTGTCGGTGAAGGCCGCCATGCTGTCCGTTGCCGGACCGCACCAAAAACTCCTGGTCGGACGCGACGCGCACAAGTCAGTCATCTCCGGCTTGATCCTCGCCGGTATCCGCCCGGTGTGGGTCGATCCCCAGTGGGATCCCGATCTGCACGTTGCCCACCCACCGGCCCCGGAGGCTTTCCGGGCGGCGTTCGAGCAGCACCCGGATGCGCGGGGCGCGCTCGTCACCAGCCCCACTCCTTACGGAACCTGCGCCGACATCGGAGCCATCGCGACGCTGTGCCACGAGCACGGCGTACCACTGATCGTGGACGAAGCGTGGGGCGCCCACCTGCCCTTCCACCCCGAGCTGCCTGCCTGGGCCATGGACGCCGGCGCGGACGTGTGCGTCACCTCCGTCCATAAAATGGGCTCCGGACTCGAACAAGGGTCGGTCTTCCACCTCCAAGGCGATCTGGTCACCGCGCAAACTCTCGCCTCCCGCGCCGACCTCCTGGACACCACCAGCCCTTCGGTCCTCATCTATGCCGCCCTCGACGGCTGGCGTCGTCAGATGGTCGAACACGGCCGCGAACTCCTGGACGACGCCCTCTCCAGGTCCCGCCGGGTACGTGAAGCCATTGAGGACATCGAGGGCCTGCACGTGAACGACCGCGATGACTTCTGCGCGGCCGGGCGCGCCTTCGACCTGGACCCCCTCCAAGTCTTCATCGACCTGAGCGGAGTCAAGTTCAGCGGCTACGACGCGGCCGACTGGATGCGTCGAAACCACCGCATCAACCTGCACACGTCCGACCACCGGCGCATCAACGCCCAGCTCACCCACGCCGACGACGACACCACGACGGAGCGGCTCCTGGACGGCCTGCGTGACCTGGTAGCCCACGCAGACGAGCTGCCACCAGCCCCCGACATCCGGATCCCGGACCCCGGCGACCTCCGGCTGACGCAGGCGACGCTTCCGCGCGACGCCTTCTTCGGCGAGGTCGAGCAGATTCCCGCCGACCAGGCGGTCGGCCGTGTCTGTGCCGAGATGCTCACGCCCTACCCACCAGGGATCCCAGCAGCCCTTCCCGGCGAGGTGCTCGACCAGGCCGCAGTGGACTACCTGCAGACCGGTGTCAGCGGGGGGATGCTCATTCCCGACGCCGCCGACAGCACCATCGGCACGATTCGCGTGTCCGTGCATGACGCCGACGCCGACTGA
- a CDS encoding HemK2/MTQ2 family protein methyltransferase, whose protein sequence is MTTAAVRPAGLGNVWTLPGVYAPQADTHLLAAALQAEEIAKGTDVLDVCTGSGALAVLAARMGARVSATDISRRAVMTARLNAARAGQRVRVLHGDLTGPLAQQRFDIVVSNPPYVPTPPAHRPRKHRSSVAWNAGHSGRQALDRICAHAPDVLHPHGVLLIVHSALCDADETVRRLADTGMRSSVTHRARVPFGPVITQRLPWLRAQGLLHPDEDTEELVVVRAERN, encoded by the coding sequence ATGACGACCGCTGCCGTACGACCCGCCGGCCTCGGGAACGTGTGGACACTGCCCGGCGTCTACGCACCGCAAGCCGATACCCACCTGCTTGCTGCGGCACTCCAGGCGGAAGAGATAGCAAAGGGCACAGACGTCCTCGATGTCTGCACAGGAAGCGGAGCACTGGCTGTCCTGGCCGCGCGCATGGGCGCCCGGGTGTCGGCGACCGACATCTCCCGCCGGGCGGTGATGACCGCCCGACTGAACGCTGCCCGTGCCGGACAACGCGTCCGAGTACTGCACGGCGACCTCACCGGGCCGCTCGCCCAACAGCGCTTCGACATCGTGGTGAGCAACCCGCCCTACGTCCCCACACCACCCGCACACCGTCCGCGCAAGCACAGATCCTCAGTGGCCTGGAACGCCGGGCACAGCGGACGGCAGGCCCTGGACCGTATCTGCGCCCACGCCCCAGACGTGCTTCACCCGCACGGCGTACTACTCATCGTCCACTCCGCACTCTGCGACGCCGACGAAACAGTCAGACGGCTGGCCGATACCGGCATGCGCAGCTCCGTGACACACCGAGCCCGTGTGCCCTTCGGGCCCGTCATCACCCAACGGCTGCCATGGCTACGCGCCCAGGGCCTGCTCCACCCCGACGAGGACACAGAAGAGCTGGTGGTCGTCCGTGCCGAACGAAACTGA
- a CDS encoding CDGSH iron-sulfur domain-containing protein: MTVDGNGPILIEGPVEIVQEDGTTATSDRFVVAVCTCRRSRMYPWCDTSHRRRTKPSESGHRDQRSANAPKEARDSDN, from the coding sequence GTGACCGTCGACGGCAACGGCCCCATCCTCATCGAAGGGCCGGTGGAGATCGTGCAGGAGGACGGCACGACCGCCACCTCCGACCGGTTCGTCGTCGCTGTCTGCACATGCCGCCGTAGCCGCATGTACCCGTGGTGTGACACCAGCCACCGCCGTCGCACGAAACCGTCGGAGTCTGGCCACCGCGACCAGCGCTCCGCAAACGCCCCCAAGGAAGCCCGTGACAGTGACAACTGA
- a CDS encoding iron-containing redox enzyme family protein, whose protein sequence is MTVTTDNQLCPLPTLPRARGPLSAALADALASPQQDPPNVEGVAAADPYGEDLQLALYMLYELHYRGFAGVAEDREWDPALMPLRRALEMRFLNALRADVPAGRSTDEAFAELLVEPTDHRDSVAYFLEHEGELWQIREYAALRSLYHLKEADPHAWVIPRLRGRAKAGMVAIAYDEFGAGRAENIHAHLFAQLMADLDLDTLYGHYVEAAPAPALAVVNVMSLFGLHRALRGALVGHFACVEVTSSPGSRRLAAAMRRTGAGPASEHFYAEHVEADAVHEQVVRREVVGGLLEEEPHLDPEVAFGADATVHLENRLAAHLLTSWRTGNAVLLQR, encoded by the coding sequence GTGACAGTGACAACTGACAACCAGCTCTGTCCGCTCCCCACCCTGCCAAGGGCCAGGGGACCGCTGTCAGCCGCCCTCGCCGATGCCCTGGCCTCGCCACAGCAGGATCCGCCGAACGTCGAGGGCGTCGCAGCCGCCGACCCGTATGGAGAAGATCTGCAGCTCGCCCTCTACATGCTGTACGAGCTGCACTACCGCGGTTTCGCCGGCGTCGCAGAGGACCGCGAGTGGGACCCTGCCCTCATGCCCCTGCGCCGGGCGCTCGAAATGCGCTTCCTCAACGCTCTCCGTGCCGACGTACCTGCCGGCCGCTCGACCGACGAGGCGTTCGCAGAACTGCTGGTGGAGCCCACCGACCACCGGGACAGCGTTGCCTACTTCCTTGAGCACGAGGGAGAGCTGTGGCAGATCCGCGAATACGCCGCTCTGCGCTCGCTCTACCACCTGAAAGAGGCAGACCCGCATGCCTGGGTGATCCCGCGATTGCGAGGGCGGGCCAAGGCGGGCATGGTCGCCATCGCATACGACGAGTTCGGCGCGGGACGCGCCGAAAACATCCATGCGCACCTCTTCGCCCAGCTCATGGCCGACCTGGACCTCGACACGCTCTACGGCCACTACGTGGAGGCGGCCCCAGCCCCCGCGCTCGCCGTCGTGAACGTCATGTCCTTGTTCGGCTTGCACCGGGCACTGCGCGGAGCGCTGGTCGGCCATTTCGCCTGCGTGGAGGTCACCTCCTCGCCGGGTTCGCGCCGGCTCGCCGCAGCCATGCGCCGCACCGGCGCGGGCCCCGCGTCCGAACATTTCTACGCTGAGCATGTGGAGGCGGACGCCGTGCACGAACAAGTCGTGCGCCGCGAAGTGGTAGGCGGCCTACTCGAAGAAGAACCCCACCTGGACCCAGAGGTGGCCTTCGGAGCCGATGCCACCGTGCATCTGGAGAACCGATTGGCAGCTCACCTCCTCACGTCCTGGCGGACGGGTAACGCCGTGCTCCTCCAGCGATAG
- a CDS encoding helix-turn-helix transcriptional regulator — MRSLQFRSRAQTRELVSQVHPALRMEGHGQEVGAVRASAGGLSVDRLDVDATVSYDAAASRKVCLITVHRGAVVDTTGGRHDTYGPGHTFLIAPPDRPGTGELRAARCTITTFDAAVLDEVATHDHDPRPAGPVRLTGQRPLDAAANLRLGTTVSFLRDQVLADPDASGLVVTTGVRHLEAVVLATLPNTTLAMRAAGADIANRGPQTLERAMAFIADNAQRDITVADIAAAVCVTPRAVQYAFSRHAGTTPLGYLRRVRLAHAHSELVAATPDASVLAIATKWGFAHQGRFAAAYRAAYGNAPSATLRAGPGRAAQEPPQQPPAAPIGPCGTATGAHRHDPAPRTQP, encoded by the coding sequence ATGAGGTCGCTGCAGTTCCGCAGCCGTGCACAGACGCGGGAGCTCGTGTCCCAGGTGCACCCTGCGTTGCGGATGGAGGGGCACGGCCAGGAGGTGGGCGCGGTGCGGGCGTCGGCGGGCGGGCTGAGCGTCGACCGGCTCGATGTCGATGCCACGGTCTCCTACGACGCGGCCGCCTCGCGCAAGGTATGTCTGATCACTGTCCACCGCGGCGCCGTCGTCGACACGACCGGCGGCCGCCACGACACCTACGGCCCCGGCCACACGTTCCTCATCGCTCCGCCCGACCGGCCCGGCACCGGCGAGCTGCGTGCAGCACGCTGCACGATCACCACGTTCGACGCCGCTGTGCTGGACGAGGTCGCCACGCACGACCACGATCCCCGCCCCGCCGGGCCTGTGCGCCTGACCGGGCAGCGGCCGCTGGACGCGGCGGCCAACCTGCGGCTGGGTACGACCGTGTCCTTCCTGCGCGACCAGGTCCTCGCCGATCCGGATGCGAGCGGTCTGGTGGTCACGACCGGTGTGCGGCATCTGGAAGCCGTCGTCCTGGCCACTCTGCCGAACACCACGCTCGCCATGCGGGCCGCCGGGGCCGACATTGCGAACAGGGGCCCGCAGACGCTGGAACGGGCGATGGCCTTCATCGCAGACAACGCTCAGCGCGACATCACTGTGGCCGACATCGCCGCCGCCGTCTGCGTCACTCCCCGCGCCGTGCAGTACGCCTTCAGCCGCCACGCCGGCACCACGCCGCTCGGCTACCTGCGCCGCGTGCGACTGGCCCACGCCCACAGCGAGCTCGTCGCCGCGACGCCCGACGCAAGCGTGCTCGCGATCGCCACCAAATGGGGCTTCGCCCACCAGGGCCGATTCGCCGCGGCCTACCGCGCCGCCTACGGCAACGCGCCCTCCGCCACCCTCCGCGCCGGCCCCGGACGCGCCGCCCAAGAACCTCCCCAGCAGCCACCCGCCGCACCAATCGGACCGTGCGGCACAGCGACGGGAGCGCACCGCCATGACCCAGCCCCACGAACCCAGCCCTGA